In Desulfosporosinus youngiae DSM 17734, the genomic stretch CTTCGGGAGTAGGCTGGGCTTTGGCTAAAGCCGGTTTTCGAGTGGTGATGACGGAAGTAGCAAACCCCCTAATGGTTCGCTGGCCGGTATGTTTTGGGACGGCCATTGAAGAAGGCCGGTGGCAAGTTGAAGGAATCACGGCATGCCGTGCAGAGTCAGCGGCTTCAGATTGTCAAGCTGCCTGGCAGGCAGGGGAAATTCCAGTCTTAGTCGACCCTAATCTTGAAATGTTATCCGTAGTGAAACCTTTGATATTGGTCGATGCCATCATGGCCAAGAAAAACTTAGGAACGAAGCGGGGGATGGCCCCGATGACGATTGGCTTGGGACCGGGTTTTACAGCAGGCGATGATGTGGATATCGTCATAGAAACTAACCGCGGTCATAATCTGGGCAGGATTATTTATTCGGGATCGGCTCAACCCAATACAGGTATTCCGGGCGAGATCAAGGGTATTTCTAAAGATCGGGTTGTTTATTCTACCAAGACGGGGGTCTTTCGAGCAAAGCGAGATATCGGAGACCAGGTTTTAGCAGGAGATTGTCTGGGAGAAATCGATGATGGCATACAGACTGCAAATGTCGTAACCCTGATTGATGGTGTTTTAAGAGGGTTATTAAGGACAAATACCCCTATTTCTGCAAATGTCAAGATTGGGGATATTGATCCTCGTGGGCAAGAAGAGTATTGTTGGACGATTTCTGAGAAAGCACGTGCTCTTGGGGCCGCAGTTTTATTAAGTATTCTGGAATCCGGTCTGATTAGTCCCCTGAGGGGCAATGAATAGAGTGATTACATAGTATCTTTAACATGAAGGTTTACGGCGGAAAGCAATTGCGAAGCTGCAAGAGTATATCGGAGCGCCAAGCTCATCGTCGGGGTAAAACGCGGGGACAGGTGCACTAAAATTATAGTAGACACACGTTTGGTTGGGTGGTTTTAACATAAATGTAAGTATATATTTTCGTTTTTAAAGAAGGATAATTCAGATATCTATCGAATTTGTATATTGTTAAGTAAATGTTAAATCTAATGACATGCGTTAATCGTTATACAATTAAATAATGTTCTTTAACTCATATATCCTTGATAATTGGATCAGGGGTTTCTACGAAGCAACCGGAATTGCTTCTCTATGAGCCAGAGATGGCCATAGAGTCTTGCAATAGAGGTTGCTTTTTTGTGTGCGAAAAAATAAAGAGTGAAAAAATGGCTGAAGTTGAAGTAGATACTGAGACCGGTATAGTCCGAGTTCTCAAAGTGGTTGCAGTTCATGACGTAGGAAAAGCCCTGAATCAAACTCAAGTGGAAGGGCAGATCGCTGGCGGAGTAACCCAGGGAATAGGGCATGCTTTACTTGAGGACCTGGAATTACACGAGGGCAGGATCAAGAATCCGGCGCTTTCCAGTTATTTGATTCCCACGGCCTTAGATGTGCCTGACATAGAAGCTTTTTTTGTGGAAGATCCGGAATGCACCGGTCCTTTTGGTGCTAAGGGACTCGGCGAACGCGCGATGCTTCCGACCGTTGCGGCTATCATCAATGTTATTGATGATGCTGTGGGAGTGAGAATTACATCTTTGCCAGCGACGCCGGAAAAGATTCTGGAAGGGTTAGCAGAGAAGAAGGAGGTGACCAGTACCAACTCAGAGGGTAGGCGATAGGACTAATAATATTCCTTGGATTTGATTAAACTACAGACTAAGTAAAAAATAGGCTAAATCCATCTTAATGGGAGGGCTGTTCATGTCAACCGTTACGAATAACAATCAGAAAAAGCCACCTGCAAACGAACCAATAGGGTTATTAGATCGATTCTTTCACTTGACAGAAATGGGTACCACCGTGCGTACGGAAATTCTGGCCGGAATAACAACCTTTGTTACCATGGCCTATATCTTGTTTGTAAATCCTAATATTTTGGCGGATGCAGGAATGCCTATTAATGCAACGTTTGCGGCAACGGCAATTGCCGGAGCTTTCGGCACCTTGATTATGGGTTTGTATGCGAACTATCCTATCGCGTTAGCTCCCGGTATGGGGCTAAATGCGTTCTTTACGTACACCGTTGTTCTAGGCATGGGGCTTCCTTGGCAAACTGCTCTAGGTGCCGTCTTTATTTCAGGAGTTGTCTTTTTCTTAATGACTGT encodes the following:
- a CDS encoding xanthine dehydrogenase family protein molybdopterin-binding subunit, with the protein product MAEVEVDTETGIVRVLKVVAVHDVGKALNQTQVEGQIAGGVTQGIGHALLEDLELHEGRIKNPALSSYLIPTALDVPDIEAFFVEDPECTGPFGAKGLGERAMLPTVAAIINVIDDAVGVRITSLPATPEKILEGLAEKKEVTSTNSEGRR
- the yqeB gene encoding selenium-dependent molybdenum cofactor biosynthesis protein YqeB, producing MNKIHMNGPVVLIRGAGEQASGVGWALAKAGFRVVMTEVANPLMVRWPVCFGTAIEEGRWQVEGITACRAESAASDCQAAWQAGEIPVLVDPNLEMLSVVKPLILVDAIMAKKNLGTKRGMAPMTIGLGPGFTAGDDVDIVIETNRGHNLGRIIYSGSAQPNTGIPGEIKGISKDRVVYSTKTGVFRAKRDIGDQVLAGDCLGEIDDGIQTANVVTLIDGVLRGLLRTNTPISANVKIGDIDPRGQEEYCWTISEKARALGAAVLLSILESGLISPLRGNE